One region of Triticum aestivum cultivar Chinese Spring chromosome 6B, IWGSC CS RefSeq v2.1, whole genome shotgun sequence genomic DNA includes:
- the LOC123138305 gene encoding universal stress protein PHOS34: MATASLSSVVVAVDGSEESMKALRWALDSLRLRPDGALVVLHVQPPPGIAAGLNPGPIPFGGPSVAEVPAFTQAIESHQRRITDAILQHALKICSDKNVEVKTQVVVGDPKEKICEVAAELKADLLVMGCRAFGPVKRMFLGSVSNYCINSVGCPVVVIKGT; the protein is encoded by the exons ATGGCCACCGCCAGCCTGTCCAGCGTGGTGGTGGCGGTCGACGGCAGCGAGGAGAGCATGAAGGCGCTGCGCTGGGCGCTCGACAGCCTGCGCCTCCGCCCCGACGGCGCGCTCGTCGTGCTccacgtccagccgccgcccggcATCGCCGCGGGGCTCAACCCCGGCCCCATCCCCTTCGGCGGCCCCA GTGTGGCGGAGGTGCCGGCGTTCACGCAGGCCATCGAGTCGCACCAGCGGCGGATCACGGATGCCATCCTGCAGCACGCGCTCAAGATTTGCTCCGATAAGAAT GTGGAGGTGAAgacgcaggtggtggtgggggatcCCAAGGAGAAGATCTGCGAGGTGGCGGCCGAGCTCAAGGCCGATCTGCTCGTCATGGGGTGCCGTGCTTTTGGGCCTGTCAAGAG GATGTTCTTGGGTAGTGTGAGCAACTACTGCATCAACAGCGTCGGCTGCCCCGTCGTCGTGATCAAGGGCACCTGA
- the LOC123138306 gene encoding peptidyl-prolyl cis-trans isomerase FKBP12 produces MKLGHTRTRTTTDQKPPRQRCAAAELWRGDAEDGKMGFEKEILKAGTGPKPVKGQKVTVHCTGYGKDGDLSKKFWSTKDPGQQPFSFNIGLGSVIKGWDEGVMGMQLGEVARLTCTPDYAYGTGGFPAWGIQPNSVLIFEIEVLSAK; encoded by the exons ATGAAATTAGGTCACACTCGCACCCGCACCACCACCGATCAGAAGCCaccacgccaacgctgcgccgccgCCGAACTTTGGAGAGGAGACGCGGAGGACGGGAAGATGGGATTCGAGAAGGAGATCCTGAAAGCCGGCACCGGCCCCAAGCCCGTCAAGGGCCAGAAGGTCACCGTCCACTGCACCGGCTACG GGAAGGATGGTGATCTGTCTAAGAAGTTTTGGAG TACCAAGGACCCTGGGCAGCAGCCATTCTCTTTCAACATTGGTCTGGGTTCAGTGATCAAAG GATGGGATGAGGGAGTTATGGGCATGCAATTGGGTGAAGTCGCCCGTCTTACG TGCACCCCAGACTACGCTTATGGAACTGGTGGCTTTCCAGCCTGGGGAATTCAACCAAACTCCGTGCTGATATTCGAGATCGAAGTTCTTAGCGCCAAGTGA